In one window of Cydia fagiglandana chromosome 1, ilCydFagi1.1, whole genome shotgun sequence DNA:
- the LOC134664326 gene encoding neural cell adhesion molecule 2-like, whose translation MRWLLVAICCYVVCSVSSAPAESDEPYLKINTLKNTFNVGEKKAIYCEGQHITGDLEWYDPSGAKIPPRSTKAKRIYVEPRGATTDGPTFLPLMIQNLILADSGTYICKAGDLSGNITIFVGEKVVIKESEEDLVEEEGHHIDLSCQAKGTPVPDVQWYDKDSQPIVNNAKYRITYKPRSSTSVLRINDLSHMDPGTYKCKATQEKISHFAEKFFHLSVRHKPVIINEYSESEVYAILDEWKNITCKAIAYPAPTFTWSKHDDNYDEEMRSDGTDHKITTSKETEGNSVLTLHITNDTLEKQYKCTVENPKGRQNFMFHVSLGNKPDPPTAVVMSSATANNITFEVSCENCTFYKDDGIAPKPENLPVLGYVFEIVPHMEGFAVPYWLNGTQYTFDITSDNETTFTIGNLEKTTEYHVRVATRNIAGQSDWFDVEGFPKTTDGAATLTKSIGLLIFALYFSLRY comes from the exons TCTCATCGGCACCGGCAGAAAGCGATGAACCGtacctgaaaataaatactttGAAGAACACGTTCAACGTTGGCGAGAAGAAAGCAATCTACTGCGAAGGACAACATATAACGGGG GACCTGGAATGGTATGATCCCTCTGGCGCTAAGATACCGCCGAGATCTACCAAGGCTAAGAGGATTTATGTGGAGCCCCGTGGTGCCACTACTGACGGACCCACATTTTTGCCTTTGATGATACAGAATTTGATTCTTGCTGACTCAGGAACCTACATTTGTAAGGCTGGGGATCTAAGTGGCAATATTACTATTTTTGTGGGCG AAAAAGTAGTAATTAAAGAATCGGAAGAAGATCTAGTCGAGGAAGAAGGTCATCATATTGATTTATCCTGCCAAGCCAAAGGTACACCAGTACCAGATGTTCAGTGGTACGATAAAGACAGCCAGcccatag TTAATAATGCAAAATACAGGATCACTTATAAGCCTAGATCGAGCACTAGCGTTCTAAGAATAAATGACCTGAGTCATATGGACCCCGGTACTTATAAATGTAAAGCAACACAGGAAAAGATTTCACATTTTGCGGAGAAGTTTTTCCACTTAAGTGTGAGGC ACAAGCCGGTAATAATCAACGAATATTCGGAGAGTGAAGTGTACGCTATTTTAGACGAATG GAAAAATATAACGTGCAAGGCCATCGCATATCCCGCGCCTACCTTCACCTGGTCGAAACACGACGACAACTATGACGAGGAAATGAGAAGCGATGGCACGGACCATAAA ATCACCACGTCAAAAGAAACAGAAGGGAACTCAGTGCTGACGCTACATATTACAAACGACACACTCGAAAAGCAGTACAAGTGTACGGTCGAGAACCCCAAGGGTCGCCAGAACTTCATGTTCCACGTGTCGCTGGGGAACAAACCTGACCCACCAACTGCT GTTGTGATGTCGTCTGCAACTGCAAATAATATAACATTCGAAGTTTCCTGTGAAAACTGTACATTTTACAAAGACGATGGCATAGCTCCTAAACCAGAAAATCTGCCTGTTCTTG GTTACGTCTTTGAAATTGTACCGCACATGGAGGGATTCGCGGTACCATACTGGCTGAATGGGACGCAATACACGTTCGACATTACTTCCGATAACG AGACAACCTTTACAATCGGCAATTTGGAGAAGACGACAGAGTACCACGTAAGAGTAGCGACACGAAATATTGCTGGCCAATCCGATTGGTTCGACGTTGAAGGATTCCCTAAAACAACGGATGGTGCTGCTACCTTAACCAAATCGATTGGGTTACTTATCTTCGCCTTATATTTCTCCCTAAGATACTAA
- the LOC134664204 gene encoding limbic system-associated membrane protein-like: MKWVFYVIVFVYMFYRAVYGLNTNGISSNQIITLDDNSDYGYGIFVAAGERKIISCKASGKNQEIKWYNPKGLAISRIQSGRVYTSQYFVQSPRAPALVLNITEAEVHDSGVWVCRAGDTVRNVSICVIDPTNFEGTPTEVAADEGRSYTLSCQTKGEPEATISWTRNGRVINEFDYQDMPKYRVMTKYNRQGIEGLLTIMSLSVEDSGVYTCIATQETELADKCGKNQTIDIVLNINHAPTFGERTKENVYGIESESLFLRCEADGYPQPTYKWFVRNGGENAVQVADKEVVSADNDSASVLPVKVAEDSFDSQYICQASNQLGDVELEFHILESMIPKKPDEVEINEDLTTSKTIVFNVSWNDEIRFDISKIEVQYMPTAQLPRKRATALRERDWKHSRLYSAPTGEVLEDSTMAVLEGLEPSTEYWVRLRIKNDIGDSLWSNSIRASTKEGKEDEEEENEAEDEREKEDHDVEEATEPEPETTEDDSLVTTEKQATPPSDDSGRFYGLFFAAGVLIVAVGCTFVVRMV; encoded by the exons ATGAAGTGGGTTTTTTATGTAATCGTGTTTGTGTATATGTTTTATAGAGCAg TTTATGGACTCAACACTAACGGAATCAGCAGTAATCAAATAATAACCCTGGATGACAACTCTGATTATGGATATGGGATATTTGTTGCCGCGGGAGAGCGAAAAATTATTAGCTGTAAAGCTTCCGGCAAAAACCAAGAG ATAAAATGGTACAACCCTAAAGGCCTCGCCATATCTCGCATTCAATCCGGGCGCGTGTACACGTCGCAGTACTTCGTGCAGTCCCCGCGTGCGCCTGCGCTGGTGCTGAACATCACGGAGGCCGAGGTACACGACAGCGGAGTGTGGGTGTGCCGCGCGGGAGACACCGTTAGGAATGTCTCCATTTGCGTCATTG ATCCTACGAATTTCGAAGGAACACCTACTGAAGTAGCGGCAGATGAGGGTCGCTCCTACACGTTGTCCTGCCAGACCAAGGGAGAACCCGAGGCCACGATATCATGGACTAGAAACGGACGAGTTATAAACG AATTTGATTACCAAGACATGCCAAAGTACAGAGTAATGACGAAATATAACAGACAAGGAATTGAGGGATTACTAACTATTATGTCACTAAGTGTCGAGGATAGTGGCGTGTATACTTGTATTGCCACCCAAGAAACGGAATTAGCGGACAAATGTGGAAAAAAccaaactatcgatattgtgcTAAATATTAACC ATGCTCCTACGTTTGGAGAAAGGACGAAGGAGAATGTTTACGGAATCGAAAGTGAAAG TTTATTTCTAAGATGCGAGGCTGATGGCTACCCTCAACCAACCTATAAGTGGTTCGTAAGAAATGGTGGAGAAAATGCAGTACAAGTAGCTGACAAAGAAGTAGTTTCCGCTGATAATGACTCCGCTTCTGTTTTACCAGTAAAGGTGGCAGAAGACAGTTTTGACAGTCAATACATTTGTCAAGCATCAAACCAGCTGGGAGATGTTGAATTGGAGTTTCATATACTGGAATCTATGATTCCTAAAAAGCCTGATGAG GTAGAAATTAACGAAGATCTAACGACAAGTAAAACTATTGTTTTCAATGTTTCGTGGAATGACGAAATACGATTTGATATAAGCA AAATTGAAGTACAGTATATGCCAACGGCGCAACTACCGAGAAAAAGAGCGACTGCACTGAGAGAAAGAGATTGGAAACATTCAAGGCTATATTCAGCCCCGACTGGTGAAGTACTTGAAGATA GCACTATGGCGGTATTAGAGGGTTTAGAGCCATCGACTGAGTATTGGGTGCGATTACGCATCAAGAATGACATCGGTGACTCATTGTGGTCAAATTCAATTAGGGCATCAACCAAAGAAGGAAAAGAGGATGAGGAAGAAGAAAATGAAGCGGAAGATGAACGAGAAAAAGAAGATCACGATGTAGAAGAAGCCACTGAGCCCGAGCCAGAGACAACTGAAGATGATTCGCTTGTTACTACCGAAAAGCAAGCAACGCCGCCATCAGATGATTCTGGAAGGTTTTACGGCCTGTTCTTTGCCGCAGGTGTTTTGATAGTAGCTGTCGGTTGCACTTTCGTTGTAAGGATGGTGTAG